One window of the Labilibaculum sp. genome contains the following:
- a CDS encoding DUF4861 domain-containing protein, with protein MIKSCFFAAVTAVILSACSSSPVLELKNEMAQARKDAPVVVNRADVKKLVGEIPEAKLPVVTDEEGNTIPCQIDDIDQDGKWDELALVCDFEAGEVKKVRVNFMLPEKAPKYQMRTNVRLGVGSIEEGFEGTDYALSPKGFMGLPVIYQAESVSWENDIMGFRNYFDCRNAKDLFGKLAPEMIMDKIGTQESGSYHELSDWGMDVLHVGPSLGAGGLALFHKDSLYRLGSVDSFEFQLITRGPVRSVFELNLKGWLVDGVKLDAQEKISVWAGKYWFQSDVLVKGLDDEAELAVGIVTSYLKNNKPFSFSANSEFSAVATHDIQSMHEDYLGMGILLKSDEKVREGDAPVLSEEIVKGSRWNQPVGQTHFVTQKIKNNQTATHYFFAVWEQENIKWAEQKNFEDLMKTQAEELSSPVMVSIK; from the coding sequence ATGATAAAATCTTGTTTTTTTGCCGCTGTAACGGCTGTGATTTTAAGTGCATGCAGCTCGTCTCCTGTGCTTGAGTTAAAGAATGAAATGGCACAGGCTCGTAAAGATGCACCTGTTGTTGTTAACAGGGCAGATGTAAAGAAATTAGTTGGAGAAATACCAGAGGCTAAATTGCCGGTTGTTACCGATGAAGAAGGAAATACAATACCTTGCCAGATTGATGATATTGATCAGGATGGAAAGTGGGATGAACTGGCTTTGGTTTGTGATTTTGAGGCAGGCGAAGTTAAAAAAGTAAGAGTCAATTTCATGTTGCCGGAAAAAGCGCCGAAATATCAGATGCGCACGAATGTTAGATTGGGTGTCGGTTCAATCGAAGAGGGATTTGAAGGAACAGATTATGCTTTATCACCCAAAGGATTTATGGGGCTGCCTGTAATTTATCAGGCAGAGAGTGTAAGTTGGGAAAATGACATTATGGGATTCCGAAACTATTTTGATTGTAGAAATGCCAAAGATTTATTCGGAAAACTGGCTCCTGAAATGATTATGGATAAGATTGGAACCCAGGAAAGTGGGTCGTATCACGAACTTTCTGATTGGGGAATGGACGTATTGCACGTTGGTCCGTCATTGGGTGCCGGAGGATTGGCTTTATTCCATAAAGATTCTTTGTATCGCTTGGGTTCAGTGGATTCTTTTGAGTTTCAATTGATAACTCGTGGTCCTGTACGGTCCGTTTTCGAGTTAAATTTGAAAGGTTGGCTTGTTGATGGTGTGAAATTGGATGCTCAGGAAAAAATAAGTGTATGGGCTGGTAAATATTGGTTTCAGAGTGATGTGCTGGTGAAAGGATTGGATGATGAAGCAGAATTGGCAGTGGGGATTGTAACCAGTTATTTAAAGAACAACAAGCCATTCTCATTTTCAGCGAATAGCGAATTTTCAGCTGTTGCCACTCATGACATTCAATCCATGCATGAAGATTATTTAGGAATGGGAATTTTATTAAAATCAGATGAAAAAGTACGCGAAGGTGATGCTCCCGTTTTGAGTGAAGAAATAGTAAAGGGGAGTCGCTGGAATCAACCTGTGGGGCAAACACATTTCGTAACTCAGAAGATTAAAAATAATCAGACAGCCACTCATTACTTTTTTGCTGTATGGGAACAAGAAAACATAAAATGGGCAGAACAGAAAAATTTTGAGGATTTGATGAAGACTCAAGCTGAAGAATTAAGTTCTCCGGTTATGGTTTCAATAAAATAG
- a CDS encoding MFS transporter, with translation MEKPAGSYRYRILAMLFFATTINYMDRSIMGVLGPTLMERFSWTNTDYGYINMAFKAAYAIGMISMGGLIDRFGTRIGYTLSIAIWSIFGALHAAVRPAFALVGFISARFGLGIGEAGNFPAAVKTVAEWFPKKDRAFATGIFNAGSNVGAVLAPAIIPLVVAANGDNWQFAFLVTGAFSAIWVVLWLKIYKRPEEHPKVSKEELAYILHDCKPEDSNQPKEAEKLSWSRVLPLKQTWAFAIGKITDAVWFFFMFWSGIFFKQKFGLDSIKELGGALVVIYIVADFGSIGGGYLSKIFINRGWTLNAARKISLLICALCIAPVSFAALTDNVWIAVALIALASGGHQAWSANLFTLVSDVMPKKAIASVVGIGGMVGALSGMLVDFALGQGLDATGNAFYFWMFLVAGMLYLVILLIIHLMLPKLTPLNENLELAK, from the coding sequence ATGGAAAAACCAGCAGGAAGCTATCGGTATAGAATTCTGGCAATGCTCTTTTTTGCCACTACGATTAATTACATGGATCGTAGTATTATGGGAGTATTAGGACCAACCTTAATGGAACGGTTTAGTTGGACAAATACAGATTACGGTTATATTAATATGGCTTTTAAGGCTGCTTATGCAATTGGCATGATAAGTATGGGAGGCTTAATTGACCGGTTTGGAACTAGAATAGGGTATACTTTGTCTATTGCTATCTGGAGTATTTTTGGAGCATTACATGCTGCAGTTCGTCCTGCTTTTGCATTGGTCGGATTTATTAGTGCACGATTTGGTCTTGGAATTGGTGAGGCTGGTAACTTTCCTGCAGCGGTAAAAACAGTAGCAGAATGGTTTCCTAAAAAAGACAGAGCCTTTGCTACCGGTATCTTTAATGCAGGATCGAATGTTGGAGCAGTATTGGCACCAGCTATTATTCCATTGGTTGTTGCTGCAAATGGTGATAATTGGCAGTTTGCATTTCTTGTTACAGGAGCATTTAGTGCGATTTGGGTTGTTTTATGGCTTAAAATTTACAAACGACCAGAGGAGCATCCTAAGGTTTCAAAGGAAGAGTTGGCATATATTTTACATGATTGTAAGCCTGAGGATAGTAATCAGCCAAAAGAAGCAGAAAAGTTATCTTGGTCCAGGGTTTTACCTTTAAAACAGACCTGGGCATTTGCTATTGGTAAAATTACCGATGCCGTTTGGTTCTTCTTTATGTTCTGGAGCGGGATTTTCTTCAAACAAAAGTTTGGTTTAGACAGCATTAAAGAACTTGGAGGAGCATTGGTTGTTATTTATATTGTTGCCGATTTTGGCAGCATTGGGGGCGGGTATCTTTCAAAGATTTTTATTAATCGTGGTTGGACATTAAATGCCGCACGTAAAATTTCCTTACTAATTTGTGCGCTGTGTATTGCACCGGTATCTTTTGCCGCTTTAACTGATAATGTGTGGATTGCTGTTGCCTTGATCGCTTTGGCTTCAGGAGGACACCAGGCCTGGTCAGCAAATTTATTTACTCTTGTTTCAGATGTAATGCCTAAAAAGGCAATTGCCTCGGTAGTTGGTATTGGTGGAATGGTAGGTGCTCTTTCGGGTATGTTGGTCGATTTTGCTCTTGGGCAAGGTTTGGATGCAACGGGCAATGCGTTTTATTTTTGGATGTTTTTAGTGGCAGGAATGCTGTATTTGGTTATTCTTTTAATTATTCATCTGATGCTGCCAAAGTTGACGCCTTTGAATGAAAATTTGGAATTGGCTAAATGA
- a CDS encoding gluconate 5-dehydrogenase: MILDLFKLDGKVALVTGATHGIGMAIATALAEAGAQIVVNDISKENLDRGIADYAKKGIDCKGYIFDVTDEAGVIAGVDQIEAEVGPIGILVNNAGIIMRVPMQDMEVKDYRKVIDIDLVGPFIMGKYVGRKMIERREGKIINICSMMSELGRNDVCAYASAKGGLKMLTKNMATEWAKYGIQTNGIGPGYFATSQTAAIREDGHPFNEFIISRTPAARWGDPEDLGGTAVFLASKASDFVNGHVVYVDGGILATIGKPSNEE; the protein is encoded by the coding sequence ATGATTTTGGATTTATTTAAGTTGGACGGCAAGGTTGCTTTGGTAACCGGAGCTACTCATGGTATTGGAATGGCTATCGCAACAGCATTGGCCGAAGCAGGCGCTCAGATTGTAGTAAATGATATTTCGAAAGAAAATCTGGATCGCGGAATCGCCGATTACGCAAAAAAAGGCATTGATTGTAAAGGTTACATTTTCGATGTAACAGATGAGGCCGGAGTAATTGCGGGTGTTGACCAGATAGAGGCAGAAGTCGGACCGATTGGAATTTTGGTAAACAATGCAGGTATTATCATGCGGGTGCCAATGCAGGATATGGAAGTGAAAGATTACCGCAAGGTAATTGATATCGATTTGGTAGGTCCTTTCATCATGGGCAAATATGTTGGACGAAAAATGATTGAACGCCGCGAAGGAAAAATCATCAACATCTGTTCGATGATGAGTGAGCTGGGACGCAACGACGTTTGTGCTTATGCATCGGCAAAAGGCGGTTTAAAAATGCTGACTAAAAACATGGCTACCGAGTGGGCAAAATATGGTATTCAGACCAATGGAATCGGACCTGGATATTTTGCAACCTCACAAACAGCCGCCATCCGCGAAGACGGTCATCCTTTTAACGAGTTCATTATTAGCAGAACACCTGCTGCACGTTGGGGAGATCCTGAAGATTTGGGAGGTACAGCAGTATTCCTTGCATCAAAGGCATCCGATTTTGTAAACGGACATGTGGTTTACGTTGATGGTGGTATTTTGGCAACCATTGGCAAGCCTTCGAATGAAGAATAG
- a CDS encoding cation transporter — MKLKLIGLIGLFLVSGLSLSAQQTSKKFKVFGNCGMCENRIEKAALAVDGVTLADWNKETKIIEVAFDTTKTDIHKIHMGIANAGHDTEMHKAKDEIYNKLPGCCKYDRTNAEMKSDEGHHQH, encoded by the coding sequence ATGAAATTAAAACTAATAGGATTAATCGGATTGTTTTTAGTGAGTGGGCTTAGTTTATCTGCTCAGCAAACAAGTAAAAAATTTAAGGTATTTGGTAATTGTGGAATGTGCGAAAACCGAATCGAAAAAGCGGCTTTAGCGGTGGATGGTGTAACACTGGCAGATTGGAACAAGGAAACGAAAATAATTGAGGTTGCTTTTGATACAACCAAAACAGACATTCACAAAATACATATGGGCATTGCCAATGCAGGTCATGATACGGAAATGCATAAGGCTAAAGATGAGATTTACAATAAATTGCCGGGATGTTGTAAATACGATCGGACGAATGCTGAGATGAAAAGTGACGAAGGACATCATCAGCATTAA
- a CDS encoding two-component regulator propeller domain-containing protein: MKKAVVVLTLLLGVFSSFGQDVYFDHLDLKDGLSQISVTALEQDSLGTIWIGTRDGLNRYNGYEIEVFRHNRKDTNSLIGNNIRDLQVDKNDKLWILTSEGISVRDLKNEELKNYPNSEVNCFYVGKENIWVGTKQGLYCFDEKTGTYTLEKQIVPEQTNITVVYEDSDGGLLLGTDDKGLLSYSYEGSELKTLLDKEISCIYKSLQDIIWVGTKEDGVYCLQNDSIAAHYNKNSGLPHDVVRDITEDKQGRIWIGTFLGVSVLDLEKKQFSNYYQSDKNPNALSHNSIYTMFRDQEGSIWIGTYFGGVNIYNPRTNIFRYFVADPDQNKSINYRVVGSMLEDDNKNLWIATEGGGVNFYDRKHNTFTYITKGDNSTSLSNNNAKSLYLDKENCLWIGTHLGGLNVLDIKSKRIKKYLKDENQPLSIPSNVISAIIPYKKKLLLGTNQGVILFDPVSEHFTDFFEDEEERKLVGQKILALLLDKNECLWIGSETKGLSVLDLNTGSLSNFRKNPHDTKSISSNSVYQIYQDHMRRIWVATAGGGLNRYHPENNSFTTYSSSEYDLPSDFIYGIAESRYGFLWVATSKGISRFDVEENSFRGYDYENGFPLSEINERGLYITSDGEVFVGGIHGMVSFYEKELQNQSITHPLYFTALRVNNKEVKPNDETEILSQTLAYTKKISLNYRHSVISFDFTSFNYLKANKSQYLYKMEGFDTEWVDAGYRRTVSYTNLKPGNYTFRVREKHRDGSIGADTRMDISIDPPFYNTWWAYLIYLAIVLAVLFYINRMLISKALLEENLKKEQIDKERIRELNHSKLRFFTNISHEFRTPLTLILGQLEGLLDESEIASKIHNKIVVAYKNSFRLKKLVDELLEFRKQELGHMKLHINQYDFIGFSKAVFESFSEYAVKRRINYKMVCHQKYILLWFDARQLEKVLFNLLSNAFKFTPEDGSVYLMVDSSSTEVVVKVIDSGSGMPEEYIDKIFDRFYQVDNINKQKHQYLGSGIGLALTKGIVDEHGGKIKVESKVNEGSCFEVYLPLGKDHFQNEKVVFDEQQTFEISSHSALLTEEISESVDPEKQMDNLLPKSAGLLIVEDNAELRDLLISFFADEYNVIAAENGQLGLERAIENQPDLIISDVMMPVMTGTEMCRKLKTDLITSHIPVVLLTAKDALEYKLEGMEIGADDYITKPFNRQLLQARCRNLINTRKLLQERFLTNPALGINKLATNSLDIELMEKVAEVVEKHLDNSKFDVNLFAKELCLGRTSLYAKIKGITGQTPNEFILSSRLKKAAFMLRSESGVSVSEVAYSVGFTTPRYFSKCFSDQFGITPSRYAKGEV, from the coding sequence ATGAAAAAAGCTGTTGTTGTACTCACTTTATTACTGGGAGTGTTTAGTTCATTTGGTCAGGATGTTTATTTTGATCATTTGGATTTGAAAGATGGCTTGTCACAAATTTCTGTAACAGCCCTGGAACAGGATAGTTTGGGAACCATTTGGATCGGAACACGTGATGGTCTGAATCGATACAATGGCTACGAAATTGAGGTATTCCGGCACAATAGAAAAGATACGAATAGTTTGATTGGAAACAACATCCGGGATCTTCAGGTTGATAAGAACGATAAGCTTTGGATTCTCACTTCTGAAGGCATTTCAGTTCGTGATTTAAAAAATGAAGAATTAAAAAATTATCCTAATTCCGAAGTGAATTGCTTTTATGTTGGAAAAGAAAATATCTGGGTTGGGACAAAACAGGGATTGTACTGTTTCGATGAAAAAACAGGGACTTATACTCTTGAAAAACAAATTGTACCTGAGCAAACTAACATTACCGTTGTTTATGAAGATTCAGATGGAGGATTGCTGTTAGGCACTGATGATAAGGGACTTTTAAGCTATTCATATGAAGGATCAGAGCTAAAAACTCTATTAGACAAAGAAATTTCCTGCATCTACAAAAGCTTACAGGATATTATTTGGGTAGGAACAAAAGAAGATGGAGTATATTGCCTTCAAAATGATAGTATAGCAGCTCATTATAATAAAAATTCCGGTTTGCCGCATGATGTAGTTCGCGACATTACCGAAGATAAGCAAGGACGAATATGGATTGGTACTTTTTTGGGTGTTAGTGTACTTGATCTGGAAAAGAAACAATTTTCCAATTATTACCAATCGGATAAAAACCCCAATGCGCTAAGTCACAATTCCATTTATACAATGTTTCGCGATCAGGAAGGCAGTATATGGATTGGAACTTATTTTGGCGGTGTAAATATCTATAATCCAAGGACGAATATTTTCCGATATTTTGTAGCTGACCCAGACCAGAATAAATCAATTAACTACAGAGTGGTTGGATCCATGCTGGAAGATGACAACAAGAATCTTTGGATTGCAACAGAAGGAGGAGGGGTTAATTTTTATGATCGGAAACATAATACTTTCACTTATATCACGAAAGGGGATAACAGTACCAGTTTATCCAATAATAATGCGAAGAGCTTATATCTCGACAAGGAAAATTGTTTATGGATTGGAACACATTTAGGCGGTTTAAATGTGTTGGATATAAAAAGCAAACGCATTAAGAAATATTTAAAGGATGAAAATCAGCCTCTTTCCATTCCAAGCAATGTGATATCAGCAATAATTCCATACAAAAAGAAATTATTACTGGGAACGAACCAAGGAGTTATTTTGTTTGATCCGGTCAGTGAACATTTTACAGATTTTTTTGAAGATGAGGAAGAACGAAAGCTTGTTGGGCAGAAAATATTGGCCCTGCTTTTGGACAAAAATGAGTGTTTGTGGATTGGTTCTGAAACAAAGGGTTTAAGCGTACTTGATTTAAATACCGGGTCTTTAAGTAATTTTCGCAAAAATCCTCACGATACAAAAAGTATCAGCAGCAATTCTGTTTACCAGATTTATCAGGATCATATGCGAAGAATATGGGTGGCTACCGCTGGAGGAGGGTTGAATCGATATCATCCTGAAAACAACAGCTTCACTACTTATTCAAGCAGCGAGTACGATTTGCCTTCCGATTTTATTTATGGAATTGCAGAATCAAGATATGGTTTTTTGTGGGTTGCTACCAGCAAAGGAATCAGTAGATTCGATGTGGAAGAGAATAGTTTTAGGGGGTATGATTATGAGAATGGATTTCCTTTAAGTGAAATCAATGAGAGAGGGCTTTACATTACAAGTGATGGCGAAGTTTTTGTCGGTGGCATTCATGGGATGGTGTCTTTTTACGAAAAGGAATTGCAAAATCAAAGCATTACTCATCCACTTTATTTCACGGCCCTTCGGGTGAATAATAAGGAAGTGAAACCCAATGACGAAACAGAAATTCTGAGTCAGACTTTGGCCTATACAAAGAAAATCAGTCTGAATTACAGACATTCAGTGATTTCTTTTGATTTTACTTCTTTCAATTATTTAAAAGCGAACAAATCCCAATATTTGTATAAAATGGAGGGGTTCGATACAGAATGGGTTGATGCCGGGTACCGGAGAACCGTGAGTTACACCAATCTTAAACCGGGGAATTATACTTTTAGAGTAAGGGAAAAACATCGGGATGGAAGTATTGGAGCAGATACCCGTATGGATATTAGTATTGATCCACCCTTTTATAATACTTGGTGGGCTTATTTAATTTATCTGGCAATTGTTTTGGCGGTTCTGTTTTACATCAATAGAATGCTAATATCGAAAGCACTTTTAGAAGAGAATCTCAAGAAGGAACAGATTGATAAAGAGCGGATAAGAGAGTTGAATCATTCTAAGCTTAGATTTTTTACAAATATATCTCACGAGTTTAGAACACCTCTTACCTTAATACTGGGTCAGTTGGAAGGTTTGTTGGATGAGTCGGAAATTGCATCAAAAATTCATAATAAAATAGTTGTAGCTTACAAAAATTCCTTTCGATTGAAGAAGTTGGTTGATGAGCTTCTTGAATTTAGAAAACAGGAATTGGGACACATGAAATTGCATATTAACCAGTATGATTTTATCGGCTTTTCCAAGGCTGTTTTTGAATCATTTAGTGAGTATGCTGTAAAAAGAAGGATTAACTATAAAATGGTGTGCCATCAAAAATACATTCTACTTTGGTTCGATGCCCGTCAGTTAGAGAAGGTATTGTTTAATTTGCTCTCAAATGCTTTCAAATTTACCCCCGAAGATGGATCTGTTTATTTAATGGTTGATTCTTCATCAACTGAAGTTGTTGTGAAGGTAATCGATTCAGGATCAGGAATGCCGGAGGAATATATTGATAAAATATTTGATCGCTTTTATCAGGTTGATAACATAAATAAACAAAAACACCAGTATTTGGGGTCTGGTATTGGTTTGGCATTAACAAAGGGAATTGTAGATGAGCATGGTGGAAAAATAAAAGTAGAAAGCAAAGTGAACGAAGGTTCCTGCTTTGAAGTTTACCTGCCATTAGGGAAGGATCATTTCCAAAACGAAAAAGTGGTTTTTGATGAGCAGCAAACTTTCGAAATAAGTTCGCATTCAGCACTGCTTACCGAGGAGATCTCGGAATCAGTTGATCCTGAAAAACAGATGGATAATCTTTTGCCAAAGTCTGCCGGTTTATTAATTGTAGAAGACAATGCTGAGCTGCGCGATTTATTGATCTCCTTTTTTGCTGATGAGTACAATGTGATTGCAGCAGAGAATGGCCAGCTTGGTTTGGAAAGAGCGATTGAGAATCAGCCGGATTTAATAATTAGTGATGTTATGATGCCTGTGATGACAGGAACAGAAATGTGCCGGAAGTTGAAAACTGATCTTATAACCAGTCATATACCTGTTGTTCTTTTAACTGCCAAAGATGCTTTGGAATATAAACTTGAAGGAATGGAAATTGGAGCCGATGATTACATCACAAAACCATTTAACAGACAGTTGCTGCAGGCCAGATGCAGAAATTTAATCAATACAAGAAAATTATTGCAGGAAAGGTTTTTAACAAACCCTGCTTTAGGAATTAATAAATTAGCAACAAATTCTCTCGATATCGAGCTAATGGAAAAAGTAGCCGAAGTTGTTGAAAAGCATTTGGATAATTCAAAGTTTGATGTGAACCTGTTTGCAAAAGAACTGTGCCTTGGAAGAACTAGTTTATACGCTAAAATAAAGGGGATTACCGGACAAACACCTAATGAATTTATATTGAGCAGCCGATTGAAAAAGGCTGCATTCATGCTTCGGTCCGAATCCGGAGTTAGTGTTTCAGAGGTGGCTTATTCTGTTGGATTTACAACTCCGCGCTATTTTAGTAAGTGCTTTAGTGATCAATTTGGAATAACTCCTTCCCGTTACGCGAAAGGGGAGGTGTAA
- a CDS encoding methyltransferase encodes MNFEEKKYKIKRYDLSEDKSLKAWSAADEYLLQAFTDLEKKPNNLGIYGDRFGFLSCYLHSFTPTIVFTQKSQQKAIDANLKAHNAPMLHFSDPLSPIENKLDFALVNVPKSLELFQLFLEQIAGNSSEDITVICAFMTRHFSPKLLQIAQEYFDVTEQSRAVKKARLLVLTKKKSIIKKELITSLNYNNQDYKQYWGVFSAQHIDYATQFFLEHLEIDDNDQCILDLASGNGIIGNEIFKELPDAEIHLMDDSYLAVASAKLNIQGENIHHHFNNELTIFDDNTFDLIVTNPPFHFEFEINIQIPLHLFKGCFRCLKKGGNLQIVANKHLNYKVHLEPLFSSVQVIAEDNKFIVYKCIK; translated from the coding sequence ATGAATTTTGAGGAGAAAAAATATAAGATTAAAAGATATGATTTATCCGAAGATAAATCATTAAAGGCCTGGAGTGCAGCAGACGAATATCTTTTGCAAGCGTTTACTGATTTGGAAAAAAAACCAAATAATTTGGGTATTTATGGTGACAGATTTGGTTTTTTGAGTTGCTATTTACATTCATTTACCCCTACAATTGTATTTACTCAAAAAAGCCAGCAAAAAGCCATTGATGCCAATTTGAAAGCACACAATGCTCCGATGCTTCATTTTTCAGATCCGCTTTCCCCTATTGAAAACAAACTGGATTTCGCTCTGGTAAATGTGCCTAAATCTTTAGAGCTTTTTCAGCTTTTTCTTGAACAGATTGCAGGCAATTCGAGTGAAGATATTACCGTAATCTGTGCATTCATGACCCGCCATTTTAGTCCTAAATTATTACAAATAGCACAGGAATATTTCGATGTAACGGAACAAAGCAGAGCGGTAAAAAAAGCACGTCTATTAGTGCTTACTAAAAAGAAAAGCATCATTAAAAAAGAGCTCATCACCTCACTAAATTACAACAACCAAGACTACAAACAGTATTGGGGAGTGTTTTCGGCACAACATATTGATTATGCCACACAGTTTTTTTTGGAACATCTTGAAATAGATGATAATGATCAATGTATTTTGGATTTAGCCTCTGGAAATGGAATTATTGGCAATGAAATATTCAAAGAATTGCCTGATGCTGAAATCCATTTAATGGATGATTCTTACCTGGCTGTTGCTTCAGCAAAATTAAATATTCAAGGAGAAAATATACATCATCATTTTAATAATGAGCTAACCATTTTTGATGATAACACCTTTGATTTAATCGTAACAAATCCACCCTTTCATTTCGAATTTGAGATAAACATCCAAATTCCCCTTCATCTCTTTAAAGGATGTTTCCGCTGTCTGAAAAAAGGTGGAAACCTTCAGATTGTCGCGAATAAACATTTAAATTACAAAGTACATTTGGAGCCTTTGTTCTCTTCGGTTCAGGTTATAGCAGAAGACAATAAATTTATTGTCTATAAATGCATTAAGTAA
- a CDS encoding LacI family DNA-binding transcriptional regulator yields MKKESNITIHDIAKALNISGSTVSRALNDNSRISDKTKKAVRSMAKKLGYQPNALASNLRTSCTNTIGVIIPRISRYFFSSAITGIEELARTKGYNVIICQSNDQEARESDCVQTLFASRVDGVISSIAINTKNYDHYKTFTNRGIPLVFFDRVCDELETSQVVVDDFKGGFLAAEHLISKGCKRIAHISGPQHLNIYINRLQGYLKALRKHSIKIEEELIIESPLTREDGMACAKKLLESPNPPDAIFAANDTSALSIILYAKENGIRIPEDLAIVGFSNEPFSEYLNPSLTTIEQSGFDVGTKATELLLDIITNKTGNYQETIVLPVKLIERESSNRI; encoded by the coding sequence ATGAAAAAAGAGAGTAACATTACCATTCACGACATAGCCAAAGCATTAAACATCTCAGGATCTACAGTCTCCAGAGCTTTAAACGACAATTCGAGAATTAGTGACAAAACAAAAAAAGCTGTTCGCAGCATGGCTAAAAAGCTAGGTTACCAGCCAAATGCCTTAGCCTCTAACCTGCGCACAAGTTGCACAAATACCATTGGTGTCATTATTCCAAGAATAAGCCGGTACTTCTTTTCTTCGGCAATTACAGGTATCGAGGAACTGGCCAGAACAAAAGGTTATAATGTTATCATCTGTCAATCAAACGATCAGGAAGCAAGAGAGTCCGACTGTGTTCAAACACTATTTGCCAGTCGTGTTGACGGAGTTATTTCATCGATAGCGATCAATACTAAAAACTACGACCATTATAAAACCTTCACCAACAGAGGTATTCCGCTGGTATTTTTCGATAGGGTTTGTGACGAATTGGAAACAAGCCAGGTAGTCGTTGATGATTTTAAAGGTGGTTTTTTAGCTGCCGAACATCTTATTTCGAAAGGATGCAAACGAATTGCACACATCAGCGGACCGCAGCATTTAAACATTTACATTAACCGTTTGCAAGGCTATTTAAAAGCTCTCCGCAAACACAGTATCAAAATCGAAGAGGAACTTATCATTGAAAGCCCGTTAACCAGAGAGGACGGAATGGCATGTGCAAAAAAACTATTGGAATCACCCAATCCTCCTGATGCTATATTTGCGGCCAACGATACTTCTGCTCTAAGTATCATTCTTTATGCGAAAGAAAACGGCATTCGAATTCCAGAAGACCTGGCAATTGTCGGATTCAGCAATGAACCATTCTCTGAATACCTAAACCCATCGCTCACAACAATAGAGCAATCTGGTTTTGATGTTGGCACAAAAGCAACCGAACTTTTACTTGATATCATCACCAACAAAACCGGAAATTATCAGGAAACAATTGTATTGCCTGTAAAACTGATTGAGAGAGAATCGAGTAACAGAATATAG
- the kduI gene encoding 5-dehydro-4-deoxy-D-glucuronate isomerase — translation MGLKYEERYATHPADAKSYDTTRLRDEYLVQNLMEEGSIHLTYSQYDRIIVGGAVPVKEALTLEAIDPLKADYFLERRELGVVNVGGKGSVSVDGAVYELDYKEALYVGKGNKEIVFASADAASPAHFYLNSAPAHEVFPNVKIGHEDAIVVELGEPENSNRRTLRKLIVSDTIKTNQLQMGMTELHPGSVWNTMPAHTHSRRMEAYFYFEVPKGQAICHFMGDPKETRHIWMANEEAVFSPTWSIHSAAGTSNYTFIWGMGGENLNYGDMDVCQPDELR, via the coding sequence ATGGGATTGAAATACGAAGAAAGATATGCAACACATCCTGCAGATGCAAAGAGTTACGATACAACCCGATTACGGGATGAGTATTTGGTTCAGAATTTAATGGAAGAAGGAAGCATTCATCTGACCTACTCTCAGTACGACAGGATTATTGTAGGCGGAGCCGTTCCGGTAAAAGAAGCATTGACATTGGAAGCAATCGATCCATTAAAAGCGGACTATTTTTTGGAGAGAAGAGAATTGGGTGTTGTGAATGTTGGCGGAAAAGGCAGCGTAAGTGTTGACGGTGCAGTTTATGAGCTGGACTACAAAGAGGCCCTTTATGTTGGAAAAGGCAATAAGGAAATCGTTTTTGCCAGTGCGGATGCTGCTTCACCTGCCCATTTTTATTTAAACTCGGCTCCTGCCCACGAGGTTTTTCCAAATGTAAAAATCGGACACGAAGATGCTATTGTTGTTGAGTTGGGTGAGCCTGAAAATTCAAACCGCAGAACATTGCGCAAATTGATTGTTTCGGATACCATCAAGACCAATCAGCTGCAAATGGGAATGACTGAGCTGCATCCCGGAAGTGTTTGGAACACCATGCCTGCCCATACACACAGCCGAAGAATGGAAGCGTACTTCTATTTTGAAGTTCCCAAAGGACAGGCTATTTGTCATTTTATGGGCGATCCGAAAGAAACCCGTCACATCTGGATGGCCAATGAAGAAGCTGTTTTTTCACCTACCTGGTCGATTCACTCGGCAGCAGGAACAAGTAACTACACATTTATTTGGGGAATGGGCGGCGAAAATCTGAATTACGGTGATATGGATGTTTGTCAGCCGGATGAATTGCGTTAG